The genomic DNA CTGTCGCCGACGGCTTCCGCCAACTGCGCGCGCTTGAGCCGCTGTCGATCCCGTCGCTCTTGTTCCAGTTGATCCCAGGCCGAGGCCATCAACGGCTCCTGCTCCTGTTGGATCACCATCGTACCGATGCCGGCGGCGATGCGGTGGCGCGGATCCAGATTCAGATCGCGGAACCAGTGCGGCGGTTGATCGGCGGGCGGCAGGCTGTCTCGATCTACGTACCATTGCCCATAGAGGGGCGGGCCGAGAAGCGCTGGAGCTCCGCTCGTGCCGACCATGGCTGCCGGCGCGTTGAGGATGGCGCCGAGGGCCAGTTGGAAGGTCTTGCGCGGCTGATCGGGCCAGTCACGCGGTTGGGTCTCGGGAGTGAGGAGGGCGCCACCTAGATCCAACAGGCTGCCCGGTGCGCCAGGCGGCAAGGTCGGCATGCCCCAGCCGGGAGTTCGGATGTCCACGGGCCGCAAGCCAACCGTAGAGGGCAGGGGCTGGGCCTTCAAGCGGCGTGCAAGCGATTCGAAATCTCCCGCAAGGCCGGTCCGGAACTCCCACTGGAAAAAAACCGGCAGCGTGACCGGTCCAGCCGTGGCGGTCTTGGCCCAAGCCGGTTTCAAGGCCTGTTCGTCCTCCGGCGTGATCGGCTCGCCCAGTCCCGCTTTCCTCCCCACGTCGTAGGTGGGCACGAGGCAGGCGTGGTAGGCGGTATTGGGATCGAGGCGCCGCGGCGCCAGCAGCCGCGAGAGTGTGCGTTCGGGATGGTCGTTGAGTATTTGCTGCAGTGTTGCACGCGGTGAAGGATCGGGCGTCGAGCGTTGTTCTGCCACGATCTGGGCATGGGCCCAGGCCCAGGACTGATCGAGGTCAGGTAAGTCTTCAGTGGCGCAGGTGATCGCCGGCAAGGGCCGCTGTGGGTTGGTTTTGAGCGTGGCCCGTTCCTTCGGGATAACGATCAGGCAGATCCATGGACGGAGTCGTCTCGCGCCGTCCGCCGCCGCCGGGGTGAAGAGCCAAGGGAAGTCGGGGCGATCGAATTCGATGGCCGGAAAATAGTTCGGCTCGAAGTCGGTCATGTGGGCGTGGGGCTCCGTGCGAATGATCTCGCGCGCGTCGAGGCCGGTGATGTCGCCGGGACCATAGAGTTGCACATTGACCTCGATTGGCGCCCGGTCGTTCACCCGGAGACGGATGGGTAGGGCAAGTCGTCCCGCCGTGGCCGGGCTGGGAGCGCCGGGACCGGAGAGACCAGCGAGGAGCCCCTGACGAAGCCAGGAGTAGAAGCGATAGGTAGCTGCGGTCGGTTCAGGCATGGTGTGTCATCCCATTTGAATTACGTCGTGAGTACCGTGGTACGCCGTCGTCTGCGAGCCGGGGCCTGGCCGGCGGCGCCGAAGGGGGCGACTCGCGCCAGCACCGCCGCCGAGAGCACATAGCCCGGCTTAGGTCGCTCCGGTGGCCGAGTCGGATCAATCAGGAGCGTTTCATAAGCAATCGGCGTGGCGAGCCCGGCGTCATCGTCCACCGCGAGATCGTCAGCCGCGACCGTGAGGCCGCCCTGGAGTGGCACAAACGCCGGTTGCGCCAACTGCTCATCCTCGCGCAGGTCTTCATATTGGGCCAGGGCGAAGGGCTCTTGAACCGGCGTCGTGCGCCAGGGCTGCGCACCGGCGCGATCCGTCACCCTGACCGTCACCGTCGTGGGCCCGCCGACCAGCGGCGCCGTGCCCAGCTTTGTGATGTGTTTGTTGAGCGGGGCGATCCGCTCGCGCAGCGTCAGCTCCGCCCAGGGATGCACGCGCAGCCCGTTGGCCGGGGGCGGCGTCTCGCGGCACGTCACGACCGGGGCGCTACTGCGTGGCACGGTCCCACTCCAATTGCGCCGGTCGGCCAGGGCCGCCGCGATCAGACTGATCACATCCACCGCGGCGGGCAGCGGTGGCGCGGTCTTGCTGCCGAACGTCCGCGAGAAGGACACCGACACCGAGAAGAACAGCAACTTGATCGAAGCCTTACCCTCCACCTGCCAGGGCGTCGGCCCGGCCAACCGGCCCTTGAACGAGATCCCCATCAGCAGACGGCCGTGATACCGCAGCGCCAAAGCGGCGCCGACGTCCACCTCAAACGCCAAGGGAGCCAACTGAAGAATCGCATCGAAGCCGAGCATCCCGTCGAAGCTGAAGCCGCCGCCGGCCGCATGCAGGTCCACCCGGGCGCCGAACTGCACCGTATTGGACGTGACCGCCAGATAGGCCTGGCAGCGCAACTGGAGCGAGTCCCCATCGGCGAGCTGGAGCGCCAGCCGCTGCAACGCGGGCAGCCCCGGCGGGGGCGCAAAACGCGGATGGAACCCGCCGATGGCCAGCACAAACTGTGGCTGACGCCCCCAGCCCGCTCGCAACGCCATGTCGCCGGTCAGGGTGAATTGCAGAATGCGGGAGTCATAGAGCGTCGCATCCAACGCGACGGTCTCGGCACTCACATCCAACACACCCAGCGCATCCATGCGGATCTGCACGAGCGGATGGGTCTGGTTCGGCAACAGGACTTGCAGGCGGCCCAAGACCACCACGCGAACAGGCGAAGGCAGTTCGACCAGGAGGGCGAGCTCGAGCGTCAGGAGCGTGGGCGTGCCCCAGCGCAGTTGCACCATGGGGCCGAAGACGTGGCGGCCGGCCGTCGGCGGGAAGACGCGACGGAGGTCGCTGAAGATCTGCGGCGCATTCCGGAGCGGATCAGATGGAAACAGAATGGAGTTGAGCGTGCCGGTCTTGAGGCCCTCGCGGAGCGTGGACGTGGAGACGGTGCGATGCAAGCCGAGTAGGCCGCCGATGCCGGTGAGGGTGAAGCCCAGGCCCAAGGGAATCGGGGTGAAACCCTCGACGGTGATCAGGATCAAGAGGGAGTAGCCCTTACGGCCGTCCGGCAGGCGCGTAGTGAGCAATCCGATGGCTTTGAGGGCGATGCGGTCGGCCAGTTCCAACTGGAGCATGCCGCTGTATTCGGCCCGTTGGGGATCGAAGCCCAAATACCCGCCGCCCACGACCCCTGGGGCGGCAATCGCCAGCCCCAAGCCGGTCGGGGGCTTGAAGCCCAGGGCGAGATCGAACGGACCGACATTGCCCGGGGCAAAGGTCGTTTGCAGGCGAAACCCCATTCCTTCCACAGCAAACGATACCGGGCCGAGTTTTCCGGAGATCTGCGCCCCGACTGCCAGGGTCAGGTCCGCGGAATGGTCGGTGGGCGCGAAGAGTTGCAGCGCAATGCCTTCGACCGTGATGGGGCCGATCGAGAGATTCGTAGGCAGGAACGTTTCGAATGCCTCGCTCCCTGCGAAGCGCACACCGTTGCGCCGAGTCCATTCAATGCCGAGCGGGATCGTTAGCCGGCGTTCGCCGTCGCCGAGCAGGTTGCGCAGGAAGGAGTCGGCCTCGCCTGGCTGAAGTACGAGGGTCAGTCCCTTAAGTTGAGCCGCCAGCTGAATATCCAGTTCGTTATCGACGGAGGAGGCTCCGAGGTCGACCGATGCCCCTTGGAACTCAAGGCGCGTGGCGTTCGGTGCACCGAACAGCAGGGTCGGCGACGCGGGCTTGAAATCGAACCCGATGCCGATGCCGGCAGAGGGAGGCGTCGTCCCTGGTTGGAAGGGGTACTTGATCGACGCTTCGCCGGGGCGGAGCACGATGCCGAGTTGGGAGGCGGCATTGGTGCCGGCACGCACCCGAAGATCGATAGTCGGCGCCAGGCGCAGGGTAAGCGGGAATTCATTGGGGATGTGGGGTTGAACGGCGAGGCCCGGTAGTGTGGTGCCGCTGCCCTTCAGTTCCACCACACTGATGGCGGCTTCGAGTTCCCGGTCGGCAATCGTAATGTAATAGAA from Nitrospira sp. ND1 includes the following:
- a CDS encoding DUF6603 domain-containing protein, whose translation is MSTTAGTFEQVARAMIDALAPLRRALGSTDAFQAFMLRLGWDTVAVPPAYTQLSTAIADAIQAVEALRDDPTENEILVLLGKAKAAYLAINRIDQAPPGVDAGTFLSQIGERLFEILLTDYLAAQQPALFNLLSILNVIETEIIPATAHQRGHIRTHFHWANIPDVIRDPLSLPQKVYGWGTQDLKFPLLLQHLSELCFAFGFPVFIGKAEESLANGYAGQDVELDEDSHWLKVPFYYITIADRELEAAISVVELKGSGTTLPGLAVQPHIPNEFPLTLRLAPTIDLRVRAGTNAASQLGIVLRPGEASIKYPFQPGTTPPSAGIGIGFDFKPASPTLLFGAPNATRLEFQGASVDLGASSVDNELDIQLAAQLKGLTLVLQPGEADSFLRNLLGDGERRLTIPLGIEWTRRNGVRFAGSEAFETFLPTNLSIGPITVEGIALQLFAPTDHSADLTLAVGAQISGKLGPVSFAVEGMGFRLQTTFAPGNVGPFDLALGFKPPTGLGLAIAAPGVVGGGYLGFDPQRAEYSGMLQLELADRIALKAIGLLTTRLPDGRKGYSLLILITVEGFTPIPLGLGFTLTGIGGLLGLHRTVSTSTLREGLKTGTLNSILFPSDPLRNAPQIFSDLRRVFPPTAGRHVFGPMVQLRWGTPTLLTLELALLVELPSPVRVVVLGRLQVLLPNQTHPLVQIRMDALGVLDVSAETVALDATLYDSRILQFTLTGDMALRAGWGRQPQFVLAIGGFHPRFAPPPGLPALQRLALQLADGDSLQLRCQAYLAVTSNTVQFGARVDLHAAGGGFSFDGMLGFDAILQLAPLAFEVDVGAALALRYHGRLLMGISFKGRLAGPTPWQVEGKASIKLLFFSVSVSFSRTFGSKTAPPLPAAVDVISLIAAALADRRNWSGTVPRSSAPVVTCRETPPPANGLRVHPWAELTLRERIAPLNKHITKLGTAPLVGGPTTVTVRVTDRAGAQPWRTTPVQEPFALAQYEDLREDEQLAQPAFVPLQGGLTVAADDLAVDDDAGLATPIAYETLLIDPTRPPERPKPGYVLSAAVLARVAPFGAAGQAPARRRRRTTVLTT